The Triticum urartu cultivar G1812 chromosome 5, Tu2.1, whole genome shotgun sequence genome contains the following window.
actgGCGATGATGGAGTGTAGCGGCGGCGTTATGTCTGATAGCTCAAGCAAATTGAGGTCGAGCATAGTAAATGAAGTATGAGAAAGggagggggtatttatagccacggtgaaaaactgcccGTTCGAAGaatttggacgaacgtgcccctgacccttgccatcctagcgacatgtgtcacccacgtacggGGAGGTGGAGATCGTGGTAGATCATGGGTGACTATTTTAATCTAatgtgggatgcggaacggtttgagcgaaAAAAGCCAAAAATTCAGATATGAAAATTTTAATGTTTTgttcgcaaattcttcagctatcaaggacacagtgaagattttgaacgggtttcaaatagaatgcagatgaagaatttgtgaacagactAGGTTGAGTTTAGGATAGAGGGGGGAAcgggtccaatcacattcacttacAAGAAAatcaacttgaagaattagcaatactTGAATGCTTTTGAGGACATGAAAactcaaatatatatatatatatatgcaatGAAGAACACCAGTCGAAAAAGTTGAAGAAattgcaaagttgaagaatttgagcAATTGAGGAATTTGAAAATTTGAAGAATTTGCAAAATGAAGAAAACTCACTTTTGAATATTTTCAACTTTagttggtggcgtgacccaccgtataagaacgATGATTTCAGACGCCACatacaattgtcgtagggctctgagaatcaaattcttcattaatttcttcacacttggagggttagtcttcattgattgtaGAAAAACATTACTTCATGTGtttcacatctaagtcatcaatattgcataagtgttaggatgtgtgtcctttcaaagaacattcgaagattctaagatatttagctcacaccgcaacttgctaaatctcttctcatccaagggctttgtgaagatacgctagctgttcttcagtcttcacgtgTTTGATGGAGGTGTCACCCTTCAACACATggtcacgaagaaaatgatgacgaatttggatgtgcttagtcttcgagtgttgaactgggttatgagcaatcttgatggcactctcattgtcacagtagagaggcacattcttcatgttgatgccatagtccttgagggtttgcttcatccatagaaatTGAGCGCAGCAAAAACCatcagcaatgtactcagcttcaacagtagagagtgatacgcagttctgctTCTTCGAGGGCCAACATACCAAGGAACGttcgaggaaatggcatgtgtctgatgttgacttgcgatccactcGATCACTAGCATAGTTAGAGTCGGAATATctaatgagatcaaaagccgagctcTTGGGATACCAAaatccaagtgttggagtgtgagctagatattGAAGAATATgtttcacagccttatggtgtgattcctttggtgtagcttgaaaacgggcacacatgcaaacactaagcataatatctggcctagatgcacatagatacaaTAAAGATCCAATCATGGGGTGGTATACCTTTTTATCAAAGTATTTACCATTTTCATtggtgcatagatggccatttgtgggcatagggattttgacgcctttgcaatcttgcatgctgaatttcctcagcacatccttgaggtatttctcttgacatatgaagatgccgttgcgttgttgatgaatttgaagacctaagaataatttcaattctcccatcatagacatttgatattcctcactcgtcatataggcaaattcatagTTGTAACATTGGTTAgtacaaccaaagataatattatcaacataaatttggcatacgaataattcatcatcataggttttgatgaaaagagttgggtcaagtgaactgGGTTtcaagcctttcttcatgaggaattccttcaatgTATCATACCAcacccgaggggcctgcttgaggccatagatgGCCTTATTGAGTCTAAAGAATTTGTCAGGATGCTTAGGATCTTCAAAACCTAgtggttgagcaacatatacttcttcctcaagcttaccattgaggaatgcattTTTCatatccatttgatataagatgatattatgatggttagcataatCAAGCAATAtgtgaatagcctcaagtctagcaacgggtgcaaaagtttcatcgaaatcaattccttcaacctgtgtgtagccttgagcttaATGGATTCCTAAGGAGACATTTCGTCTAGCataggaggtaggtgctctctttgtgagccgttagtgtCATCGAagcgcacatctacagtttcaacaaccttatGGTGAAAGGTGTttaagactctgtaggtgtgcgagtcctttccgtaaccaagcataaaatcttcatgtgctttcggtgcaaatttataattgtgatgaggatctctaatccagcatttagcaccgaagattttgaaataactcacattggttTTCTTGttagtgaggagttcatatgtgGTATTCTTggagaatttgtgaagatataccctattgatgatgtggcacgtaGTGTGAATTGCCTCAGACAAGAAGTGACGAGGcatcttgtattcatcaagcacagTGCGAACCATCTCAACAAGTgtcatgttcttgcgctccacgacgccattctgctgatgAGTGTATGGGGCAGACAACTCGTGaataataccaagttcatcaagatagtcatcaagaccagtattCTTGAACTCGGTCCCATTCTCACTCctaatgtgcttgatcttcacactgAAATTCGTTGATACCCttgaggaaaatcgtttgaagacttcctgcacttcagttttgtaagtgatgatatgcacccaggTGTAACAAGAATagtcatcaacaataacaaagccatatagaGATGCTGCATTTGTTAGTGTGGCATAATGAGTAGGgacaaagagatccatgtgaagcaattcaaaaggatgagtggtagtcatgatagtctttgagggatgcttggatttggtcatctttccagcctCACAAGCCCCGCAAAGATtgtctttgaggaatttgacaccctcgatgccaatgacgtGCTTCTTCGAGAGAAAGTATGTAAGTTCGTCATGCCAGCATGACCTAGTCGTCGATGCCATAACcagtcttctgaagcttttgcaagtagacatgtgaCATGCTGTGGtcctagagaaaaataaaaaatatacaagtctcctctcctaaagccttcgaagacatTGGAATTGTCAGATTCCATGGGCACAATGCAACGATATTTGCCAAAGAtgacaaccatatcaagatcacaaagcattgagacaaaaATAAGGTTGAATCccaaggactcgacaagcatgactttgtacATGTGTCTATCCTTTGAGATCGCAACCCtgcctagacccaataccttgcttttgcctttgtcagcataggtgatatgcttcagatgtgatggagataaagtAGTGTCCATCAATAAGTTATTGTCACCgttcatgtgatttgtacatccactatcgaggacccatgcaatagctttgggttgatcatcctgcagatgaattagtacaccttacgaactcatatacttcatcagtgaagaatatgacatcaaattcatcAGATTGAACTTCATCAAGCAGTTCAACAGATATAGCAGTATGAGGATGTGAGAAATGAGTATTTcgtttcttcatgattagcttgtgTCCTGTCAAGCAttctcaggtctccagcaaattcttcagacgttcAAGTTCGTTTGGAGACCTGACCCTACACACAatattagttctttttcttcactacccacatctggaggggtggcaaagagttcattattctgcgagctccataagagaaaggtggcatagaagccagtgCACTTCTTTTTCACAGAAGAAGGGTTAGAATATGCATATGAATAAGGAGAGAAATTCTTCAAGGACTtgtgaacataatgatttgaacaATAATGCACATAGTCATAGCTCTTAGGTGTTCCCTGCGAAACAGAAGCTTTAGCACGATAATGATCATATGAGGATTTGGATCaatttgaggaatttgatccatatgaggaatttggtccatatgaagacttggatccatatgaggACTTTGGTCCATATAAAGAATTTGATcaggggttcctattcttcataggtggtgtcatgaggacattcacctgaagactttcaaagcatcttttgggaacccagattttgtTCATAGGGGGATTGTTCCTGCAGTTAGTTCCatcatatctagcaaatacttcaccattctgatttttgtacagtttatagttggagttaAATGAGTCATCAGatgaatatgaagattcacatgtaaagcctgATAAAGTGGATGGATCTAAGGTAGGTCCTTTcacagcaacccatgaggttttgggatactgctcaggtttccagtaggtcccatcagcattgagtttcctctcaaaggcaataccctctttcctagggttcatattgaggatctgctttttaagcacatcacaaagagcctggggccctttgaggcttttgtacatgcctgtcacatacaattccttcaacCCTGCATTGTTAGTGATACTTGTGGtatcctcagatgaggaatttgtGACCACAAAGATAATTGAAGAATTTGCAAaaatagaagcatttgaacattcaggtgaagaattagcagattcatgttcaatgcatttcaaacatggtaGAATGAATTCATCCTGAGTGGAACTGATCAGTTGAGCAAGCAATGAATCATTTTCCTTctaaagatcttcataactcacccttagcttcttaagatcttgctttctttgaataaattcataagaaagcttctcatgatcagctaagagagtgttatgatgactctaAAGGTTATCAAAATTAGTCTGTAGTTGCTGAAGATTATCAGTTTGAGTTCGATCCATTTCCTCACCCAataggtcatcgcttttgtccagcagattttgaaccttttcaaaagcctTTTGTTGTTTGACGGCAATCTTAGCAAGTTCGGAATAACTAGGTTTGAGATTTTCATCAGATCCATCCTCACTTAATTTAGAGGAGGGAtgtttgagtaccttggcacctttttccatgaagcaataggtgggagcaaAGTCATCGACACCGTCGTCAACGGTGTTAGGGAAGTCATTTTcctcagtgttgaagatggacttggtgACGAAAGCAGTAGCaagggctaggctcgccacaccagatTCTGACTCCTCGgattcctcctcttcctcattttcctcagattcagcttcagagtccatttccttgccaatgaatgcccaaGCCTTTTTGGAACTGCTATTCTTGTGAGACGAAGACTTTGAAGATTTAGACGATGAGGACTTTGAacatttcttcttcttctttgagtcGTCTGAACTATCATCCTtgaacttcttcttcttctttgattccttcgCCCACTGAGGACAATCAGTTATGTAGTGACCAGTTTTCCTGCATTTGTGGCAAGTTCTCTTCTTGTCATCAcgggatgaggaatctgatctcaTGTCATCACCTCTCGAAGATTTTCCAAAGTGACCAcatcttgagaacttttggaattTTCTCATGAGCATTGTTAGCTCCTGacttagttcttcaggatcaccaatgCTGCTGTCGGAATCTTCCCCTTCATACGAGGAGACTGCCTTGGCATTCAGTGCATGTGATCTTCCATAGCTTGGCCCGTAGAGGTCTCTCTTTTTAGCTAGTTGTAATTCATGAGTGTTCAGTCTCTCAAGTATATCAGcaggatcaagtgacttgtagtcccacattcttgaatcatcagtgcTAGAGTGTCGAATGAGGAATCAAGAGATCTCAGCAacttcttc
Protein-coding sequences here:
- the LOC125506884 gene encoding uncharacterized protein LOC125506884, encoding MWDYKSLDPADILERLNTHELQLAKKRDLYGPSYGRSHALNAKAVSSYEGEDSDSSIGDPEELSQELTMLMRKFQKFSRCGHFGKSSRGDDMRSDSSSRDDKKRTCHKCRKTGHYITDCPQWAKESKKKKKFKDDSSDDSKKKKKCSKSSSSKSSKSSSHKNSSSKKAWAFIGKEMDSEAESEENEEEEESEESESGVASLALATAFVTKSIFNTEENDFPNTVDDGVDDFAPTYCFMEKGAKVLKHPSSKLSEDGSDENLKPSYSELAKIAVKQQKAFEKVQNLLDKSDDLLGEEMDRTQTDNLQQLQTNFDNL